A portion of the Gigantopelta aegis isolate Gae_Host chromosome 10, Gae_host_genome, whole genome shotgun sequence genome contains these proteins:
- the LOC121383570 gene encoding 5-hydroxytryptamine receptor 1A-like, with product MRIFLRVQVSFESTSNHNESTVFVRRRLPERLAMTLVERNLSHTMLVAFPVIGTDRNGTVSNTGSGFEVIISNIAIALFGAVIIVCTLIGNSLVIAAVLLERRLRKIGNTFLVNLALSDIMVGTLVTPIALVYQISGEWTLGREMCDFWVSMDMIGCTASIANLCVISYDRFNAITQPLRYARKRTAKRASILILAVWLYALCIAVPQFLGWKGDVSSDDMKQCQISQDKGYTLYSTLGAFYVPLTFMLFSYIRIYRVTNRRTRQWRRGPGSSKVILDRRSNEQVNVKLIFRDDSNEMSPSSKPSIPDTAAEQLKDSSSSSQESQVPPLPTYSSCSEASRIRKFVPRSGNVSGPPRSAFNKKLIRQISNLPSTDSSSATTSSSATTSSDISHDSSILDKRTSLRRTSILIERRDSMIRVFQESNANQQYRKSVTFLKPPPIPCDGSSEERDVSCDETSRYTMHLAAVEAPANGHRKKRISVNQERRAAKTLSIVMGCFIVCWLPFFLVALIDPLCESCEFHPVVVGIVLWMGYCNSALNPIIYTFFNKDFRRAFKKILTCKRKQTVAV from the coding sequence ATGCGAATTTTTCTTCGAGTCCAAGTGAGCTTTGAGTCTACCAGCAACCATAATGAATCAACAGTGTTCGTACGCAGACGTCTCCCAGAACGGCTGGCCATGACACTGGTGGAGCGAAACCTCAGCCATACAATGCTCGTAGCCTTCCCCGTAATAGGGACCGACAGAAATGGAACAGTCTCTAACACGGGCTCCGGCTTCGAAGTCATCATCTCAAACATTGCCATCGCCCTCTTCGGTGCCGTCATCATCGTCTGCACGCTGATAGGAAACTCGCTCGTCATCGCGGCCGTGCTTCTCGAGAGGCGTCTGAGGAAGATCGGGAACACGTTCCTGGTGAATCTTGCCCTCAGTGACATCATGGTGGGCACGCTAGTGACGCCCATCGCCCTCGTGTACCAGATTTCCGGAGAGTGGACGCTCGGTCGCGAGATGTGCGACTTCTGGGTGTCCATGGATATGATCGGCTGCACGGCGAGTATCGCCAATCTGTGTGTCATCAGTTATGATCGGTTCAACGCAATAACACAGCCTCTGCGCTATGCCAGGAAGAGGACGGCGAAGCGGGCGTCGATTCTCATTCTGGCAGTGTGGCTGTACGCTTTGTGTATCGCCGTCCCCCAGTTCCTCGGGTGGAAGGGAGACGTTTCTAGCGACGATATGAAACAGTGCCAAATTTCTCAAGACAAAGGATATACGTTGTATTCCACTCTTGGTGCCTTCTACGTCCCGCTCACTTTCATGTTGTTCTCGTACATTCGCATATACAGGGTAACCAATCGAAGGACTCGTCAGTGGCGTCGCGGACCGGGCTCCAGTAAAGTGATTCTCGATCGTCGCAGCAACGAACAGGTGAACGTTAAACTGATTTTCCGTGACGATTCTAACGAAATGTCTCCGTCTTCCAAACCCAGTATACCAGACACTGCTGCGGAACAGCTGAAAGACAGTTCGTCCTCCTCCCAGGAGTCCCAGGTTCCGCCCCTGCCGACCTACAGCTCGTGCAGTGAAGCGTCGCGTATCCGCAAGTTCGTCCCGCGCAGTGGAAACGTCTCCGGTCCGCCGCGGAGCGCCTTCAACAAGAAGCTCATCCGACAGATCTCAAATCTTCCCAGCACAGATTCGTCCAGCGCCACGACGTCGTCCTCGGCGACCACCAGCTCGGACATCAGCCACGACAGCAGCATTCTCGACAAACGCACCTCTCTCAGGAGGACGTCAATTCTGATAGAGAGGCGCGATTCGATGATCAGAGTGTTCCAGGAGTCCAACGCCAACCAGCAGTACCGCAAGAGCGTCACGTTCCTCAAACCGCCGCCCATCCCCTGCGACGGCAGCAGCGAGGAGCGGGACGTCTCCTGCGACGAGACCTCCCGCTACACGATGCACCTGGCCGCCGTCGAGGCCCCCGCGAACGGACACCGCAAGAAACGGATATCGGTGAACCAGGAGCGTCGGGCCGCCAAGACTCTGAGTATCGTGATGGGCTGCTTCATCGTGTGCTGGTTGCCCTTCTTTCTGGTGGCTCTCATTGACCCTCTGTGCGAGAGCTGCGAGTTCCACCCAGTGGTTGTCGGTATCGTACTGTGGATGGGATACTGCAACTCGGCGCTCAACCCTATCATATATACGTTCTTCAACAAGGATTTCAGACGTGCGTTCAAGAAGATATTGACTTGCAAACGAAAGCAGACTGTGGCTGTTTGA